One segment of Salvia splendens isolate huo1 chromosome 20, SspV2, whole genome shotgun sequence DNA contains the following:
- the LOC121782022 gene encoding stemmadenine O-acetyltransferase-like — protein sequence MIMNVEIKSKEMIKPSSPTPNHLRHYKLNLLDQLIPAAYAPIVIFFPNHDGSPTSFQVDLLKRSLSEALTRFFPLAGTIKADELSIDCDDQGACFTKARANCSLNDLLKRPDLKLIAQFLPCGLASTGLSTTNVQATEFECGGMALGVCISHRVVDGAALSFFLESWANAAKEKPSFAPDFSASRLFPVYGSWLRDASMVMWGSLFKKGKFVTGRFVFGSASLALLKDRATGVGGSSPTRVEAVSGFIWKHAMAAYAERCGAKNEPSLLTHLVNLRKRAVPNFSQESLGNLMWIASAMCGGGVDLGLPALVDEVRRSISVVDGECVKKLGGEKGSKMMLGCIKEIEHVGSENVHHLGFSSWCKLGFYDVDFGWGKPVWVSSIDTSGPCFMNLVVLIDMRSGDGMEAWVTLEEQEMAVLEHDQEFTSFASLNPSPL from the coding sequence ATGATCATGAACGTCGAGATTAAATCCAAGGAGATGATCAAGCCTTCTTCTCCAACTCCAAACCATCTAAGACACTACAAACTCAACCTATTGGATCAGCTCATTCCAGCAGCCTATGCTCCCATTGTCATCTTCTTCCCAAATCACGACGGCAGCCCCACCTCTTTTCAAGTCGATCTGCTCAAGAGATCGCTCTCGGAAGCATTAACGCGCTTCTTCCCGCTTGCAGGAACGATCAAAGCAGACGAGCTCTCCATCGACTGCGATGATCAAGGTGCTTGCTTCACCAAAGCAAGAGCAAACTGCAGTTTGAATGATCTTCTCAAGCGCCCTGATCTCAAACTGATAGCGCAGTTCCTCCCGTGCGGGCTGGCCAGCACGGGGCTCAGCACGACCAACGTGCAAGCCACTGAATTCGAGTGTGGTGGGATGGCTCTTGGTGTGTGTATATCTCACAGAGTTGTTGATGGAGCTGCATTGAGTTTCTTCCTCGAGAGTTGGGCTAATGCTGCTAAGGAGAAACCCTCGTTCGCTCCTGATTTCTCCGCCTCTCGCCTCTTCCCTGTCTATGGCTCGTGGCTCAGGGATGCATCGATGGTGATGTGGGGTTCTTTGTTCAAGAAGGGGAAGTTTGTCACTGGTAGATTTGTGTTTGGTAGCGCGTCGTTGGCCTTGCTCAAGGATAGAGCGACTGGCGTGGGTGGCAGTAGTCCTACACGGGTGGAGGCCGTCTCTGGCTTCATATGGAAACATGCAATGGCTGCGTATGCTGAGAGATGTGGTGCCAAGAATGAGCCCTCTCTACTCACACATTTGGTTAATCTAAGGAAAAGAGCAGTCCCAAATTTCTCACAAGAGTCTCTTGGCAACTTAATGTGGATAGCAAGTGCAATGTGTGGAGGTGGGGTTGATTTGGGGCTTCCTGCGCTGGTGGATGAAGTGAGGAGATCGATATCCGTTGTGGATGGAGAGTGTGTGAAGAAGTTAGGAGGTGAAAAGGGATCGAAAATGATGCTCGGGTGCATAAAAGAGATTGAACATGTGGGGAGTGAGAATGTGCACCATTTAGGGTTTTCGAGCTGGTGCAAATTAGGGTTCTACGATGTCGATTTTGGGTGGGGGAAGCCGGTTTGGGTTAGCAGCATTGATACGAGCGGGCCGTGTTTTATGAATCTTGTTGTTTTGATTGACATGAGAAGTGGTGATGGAATGGAAGCTTGGGTGACACTGGAGGAGCAAGAAATGGCTGTCTTGGAGCATGATCAAGAGTTCACTAGTTTTGCCTCATTGAATCCAAGCCCCCTCTAA